A genomic region of Fusarium falciforme chromosome 4, complete sequence contains the following coding sequences:
- a CDS encoding Proline dehydrogenase, translating to MRTFFNQFLGGETTEECVPKIEALRKNHVGTLLGYNIEAELDGSSKDPQLILAQTQHVLSSIEAQGKLAKQFCPDTRATSGDNRCWVRIKVSGLLPHPVALEHGSNAILEARRQKGLDKGVPYPGLPHDGDWEAALKGKDVADSDREQLLSLRATLESLVSKARDNNVRIVIDAEQSWYQPVIDSLTDELMQKYNTLDGPATCIASFQAYLRRYPQLLDHQIRRADERGYKLLFKQVRGAYMVSEAERWRAGGNDGEGPVWSTKEETDTSFNYGVEKTLSTIADQLRSTGHSRIGVVFATHNSISVDVGIKLMEEHGLAQRETGNERLWVTNGAAGSIAYAQIYGMKDDLTNRIAGSLASESGLPLVVKVRYAERLESLKF from the exons ATGCGAACATTCTTCAACCAATTCCTTGGTGGAGAGACAACCGAAGAGTGCGTCCCGAAAATCGAAGCTCTGCGAAAGAACCATGTTGGCACCCTCCTTGGCTACAACATCGAGGCCGAGTTGGACGGGTCAAGCAAAGACCCTCAACTGATCCTGGCCCAAACACAGCATGTGCTGTCTTCCATCGAGGCTCAGGGAAAACTGGCCAAACAGTTCTGCCCGGACACCCGCGCCACTAGTGGTGACAACCGCTGCTGGGTTAGGATCAAGGTGAGTGGTTTGCTACCTCATCCCGTCGCTCTTGAACATGGCTCCAATGCGATTCTGGAGGCCAGACGGCAAAAAGGACTCGACAAAGGCGTTCCGTACCCGGGCTTGCCACATGATGGGGATTGGGAGGCTGCACTGAAAGGAAAAGACGTCGCAGATTCAGATCGTGAACAGCTGCTTAGTCTCCGAGCTACTCTAGAGTCCCTTGTCAGTAAAGCACGAGACAATAACGTGCGCATCGTGATTGATGCCGAGCAGTCATGGTACCAACCTGTTATCGACAGTCTGACCGACGAGCTCATGCAGAAGTACAACACTCTGGACGGACCAGCCACGTGCATCGCATCATTCCAGGCGTACCTACGCAGGTACCCTCAACTTCTGGACCATCAAATTCGTCGCGCTGATGAGAGAGGCTACAAGCTACTCTTTAAACAGGTTAGGGGGGCGTACATGGTATCAGAAGCGGAAAGATGGCGAGCAGGAGGTAATGATGGCGAAGGGCCGGTCTGGTCAACGAAGGAAGAGACAGATACAAGCTTCAACTATGGTGTTGAGAAGACGCTCTCTACGATTGCTGATCAGTTGCGCTCGACAGGCCACTCGAGGATCGGGGTAGTCTTTGCTACCCACAATTCCATAAGCGTTGATGTTGGCATTAAGTTGATGGAGGAACATGGCCTGGCTCAGAGGGAGACTGGGAACGAGAGACTTTGGGTGACAAATGGAGCTGCTGGGAGCATCGCCTATGCCCAGATATACG GAATGAAAGATGACTTGACAAACAGGATAGCAGGATCTCTTGCCTCGGAGAGCGGATTGCCTCTGGTGGTCAAGGTACGTTATGCTGAGCGGCTTGAGAGCCTGAAGTTCTGA